From Coffea arabica cultivar ET-39 chromosome 2e, Coffea Arabica ET-39 HiFi, whole genome shotgun sequence, the proteins below share one genomic window:
- the LOC113729051 gene encoding uncharacterized protein, whose translation MASEDTFKLGDLDRTYIVNLTQRIYDCGSFWIVGIPCKHAALGVMYRREKLESYCETWFTKDKAYSAMIHPILDVKRWPPMPKVLPKVVLPPILRRAPSRPRVNRRREANEGASSAQAKRSSTFKCRNCGAFGHNKMTCKRAPMLKRTAK comes from the coding sequence ATGGCTAGTGAAGACACATTCAAGCTTGGTGATCTGGACAGAACCTACATAGTCAATCTCACTCAAAGAATCTATGATTGTGGTAGTTTTTGGATAGTTGGAATTCCGTGCAAACATGCAGCACTAGGAGTTATGTACAGGAGAGAGAAGTTGGAGTCCTATTGTGAAACTTGGTTCACAAAAGACAAGGCATACTCTGCAATGATTCATCCTATTCTTGATGTAAAGAGATGGCCTCCTATGCCTAAAGTGCTCCCAAAAGTTGTTTTGCCACCTATTTTGAGAAGAGCTCCTAGTAGACCAAGAGTAAATCGAAGGAGGGAAGCTAATGAAGGAGCATCTTCTGCACAAGCAAAAAGGTCAAGTACTTTCAAGTGTAGAAATTGTGGAGCTTTTGGTCATAATAAGATGACTTGCAAACGAGCACCTATGCTAAAAAGAACTGCAAAATAG
- the LOC113729053 gene encoding uncharacterized protein isoform X1: MSSCMIKHHWAIPMIALASRLSVRGFQVTQFVVKCNSDVASLATASSPPWSNSESSKSDAVTAATDKKHGSKQVISVTPRLYDYILNNVRESKILRELREETSTMHGSQMQVSPDQAQLLSMLVQILGAKRCIEVGVYTGYSSLAIALALPEGGELIACERDAKSLEVARRYYKRAGVSHKVDVKHGLAADTLKSMILNGESCSYDFAFVDAEKRMYQEYFELLLQLVRVGGVIVLDNVLWHGKVADPLVNDAKTISIRNFNKNLMEDERVSTSMVAIGDGMIICRKR, encoded by the exons ATGTCCAGCTGCATGATCAAACATCATTGGGCAATACCAATGATAGCACTGGCCTCTCGACTGTCTGTCCGTGGTTTTCAGGTTACCCAATTTGTTGTCAAATGCAACAGCGATGTAGCCTCATTGGCTACTGCTTCAAGCCCCCCTTGGTCTAATTCTGAGTCTAGTAAATCAGATGCAGTGACTGCCGCAACTGACAAGAAGCACGGGAGTAAGCAGGTTATCAGTGTTACTCCGCGGCTCTACGACTACATATTAAATAATGTTAGAGAGTCAAAG ATATTGCGTGAACTTAGAGAGGAGACTTCAACCATGCACGGTAGTCAGATGCAG GTTTCTCCTGATCAAGCCCAACTACTCAGTATGCTTGTCCAAATCCTGGGAGCTAAAAGGTGCATTGAAGTTGGGGTTTACACT GGATATTCATCTCTGGCTATTGCTTTGGCCCTGCCAGAAGGAGGTGAGTTAATTGCATGTGAGAGAGATGCAAAATCACTAGAAGTTGCCAGAAGATACTACAAGCGTGCTGGTGTTTCACACAAG GTTGATGTGAAACATGGACTTGCTGCAGATACTTTGAAGTCTATGATTTTGAACGGTGAAAGTTGCAG TTATGACTTTGCTTTTGTGGACGCTGAGAAGCGAATGTATCAGGAATATTTCGAGTTGCTGCTACAGCTG GTAAGAGTTGGAGGGGTTATTGTGCTTGATAATGTCCTCTGGCATGGGAAAGTTGCTGATCCATTG GTAAATGATGCAAAGACTATTAGCATAAGGAATTTTAACAAGAATTTGATGGAGGATGAGCGTGTAAGCACTAGTATG GTTGCAATTGGTGATGGCATGATAATTTGTCGGAAGAGATAG
- the LOC113729053 gene encoding uncharacterized protein isoform X2: MSSCMIKHHWAIPMIALASRLSVRGFQVTQFVVKCNSDVASLATASSPPWSNSESSKSDAVTAATDKKHGSKQILRELREETSTMHGSQMQVSPDQAQLLSMLVQILGAKRCIEVGVYTGYSSLAIALALPEGGELIACERDAKSLEVARRYYKRAGVSHKVDVKHGLAADTLKSMILNGESCSYDFAFVDAEKRMYQEYFELLLQLVRVGGVIVLDNVLWHGKVADPLVNDAKTISIRNFNKNLMEDERVSTSMVAIGDGMIICRKR; encoded by the exons ATGTCCAGCTGCATGATCAAACATCATTGGGCAATACCAATGATAGCACTGGCCTCTCGACTGTCTGTCCGTGGTTTTCAGGTTACCCAATTTGTTGTCAAATGCAACAGCGATGTAGCCTCATTGGCTACTGCTTCAAGCCCCCCTTGGTCTAATTCTGAGTCTAGTAAATCAGATGCAGTGACTGCCGCAACTGACAAGAAGCACGGGAGTAAGCAG ATATTGCGTGAACTTAGAGAGGAGACTTCAACCATGCACGGTAGTCAGATGCAG GTTTCTCCTGATCAAGCCCAACTACTCAGTATGCTTGTCCAAATCCTGGGAGCTAAAAGGTGCATTGAAGTTGGGGTTTACACT GGATATTCATCTCTGGCTATTGCTTTGGCCCTGCCAGAAGGAGGTGAGTTAATTGCATGTGAGAGAGATGCAAAATCACTAGAAGTTGCCAGAAGATACTACAAGCGTGCTGGTGTTTCACACAAG GTTGATGTGAAACATGGACTTGCTGCAGATACTTTGAAGTCTATGATTTTGAACGGTGAAAGTTGCAG TTATGACTTTGCTTTTGTGGACGCTGAGAAGCGAATGTATCAGGAATATTTCGAGTTGCTGCTACAGCTG GTAAGAGTTGGAGGGGTTATTGTGCTTGATAATGTCCTCTGGCATGGGAAAGTTGCTGATCCATTG GTAAATGATGCAAAGACTATTAGCATAAGGAATTTTAACAAGAATTTGATGGAGGATGAGCGTGTAAGCACTAGTATG GTTGCAATTGGTGATGGCATGATAATTTGTCGGAAGAGATAG
- the LOC113729052 gene encoding uncharacterized protein: protein MDKHCAEATSDWMAKKPVCVLRDHPNMTSKGVKVELRKCGVKPSKMQVFRAKNKAPAKIEGTHAESYSKIPRYAELLRNNNPNNICKIHYDRPNLLVEPKFLRIFISIRAQKLGFVEGCRPVIGFDGCFFKGPSGGVLLTAVALDANNSIFSIVFAVTKCENKETWRWFFYYFQEFFGPFDNNIPLTFMSDRQKGLNLAYEEIFPDATGRHCCRHICSNFKAQFLDILAVSIGRQLKVMM, encoded by the exons ATGGATAAACACTGTGCTGAAGCTACATCTGACTGGATGGCCAAGAAGCCGGTTTGTGTACTAAGAGATCATCCTAATATGACTAGCAAAGGTGTAAAGGTAGAGTTGAGGAAGTGTGGTGTGAAGCCAAGTAAAATGCAGGTTTTTAGAGCTAAGAACAAAGCACCAGCTAAGATAGAAGGCACACATGCTGAATCTTATTCTAAAATTCCAAGATATGCTGAACTGTTAAGGAATAATAATCCCAACAATATTTGCAAAATACATTATGATAGGCCAAATCTTTTAGTTGAGCCTAAATTTTTAAGAATATTTATTAGCATTAGAGCTCAAAAGTTGGGGTTCGTGGAAGGTTGTAGGCCTGTTATAGGGTTTGATGGATGTTTCTTTAAGGGTCCATCTGGAGGTGTACTTCTCACAGCAGTTGCTTTGGATGCAAACAACAGCATATTTTCAATAGTCTTTGCTGTAACTAAATGTGAGAACAAGGAAACATGGAGGTGGTTCTTCTACTACTTTCAAGAGTTCTTTGGACCATTTGACAACAACATCCCTTTAACCTTCATGAGTGATAGGCAGAAA GGATTGAATCTTGCTTATGAGGAGATATTTCCAGATGCAACTGGAAGGCACTGTTGTAGGCATATATGCAGCAATTTCAAGGCTCAATTTCTAGATATCTTAGCAGTTTCTATTGGAAGGCAACTAAAAGTTATGATGTAG